The Leptolyngbya sp. FACHB-261 DNA window AGGGGTAGCGGCGCAATCCCTTTGCAATAGTTGCGGGCTCGCGGTGGCCTGTAATACCAATCAAGCGCACCACTCCTTGTTCTCGCGCCTCTTCAAAGGCTCGGATTGCCCCATGTCTCTCATCTAAAACTGTATTTAGTTCTCGCTCAACCGCGATGTCGTGCAATTGCCACAGGTCTAAATGATCTGTCTTCAACCGCTGAAGAGAGCGCTCCAGTTCTCGCCACGCTCCATCGCGGTCCCGAACCCCAGTCTTGCTGGCGAGAAATAACTTGGACCGATGGGGAGGCAGCACTTTTCCTAACCGCTCTTCACTGGGCCCGTAATTCGCCGCCGTATCAAAGTAGCGAATGCCTAGCTCTAGTGCCCGCTCGATAATCGCCACTGCTTCGCGCTCTTCACCGGAACGAGAGAGCGGTGTGCGCCCTACTCCTCCTAAGCCAAAGATCGGCACCGAGATCGCTGTACGCCCCAGCACTCGTTGTGGCATTTCTGTGGGGGTAGGAACTGTAGTAGGGGCTGTAGGCTTTCCTGCAGAGGCGACAATGCTTGAAGGTTTGGTTTCGGTTTTGGCTAGCTGCTGCTGGCAGGCAGAAGTACCCACAATCGAGCCAGCCACAGCCGCACTATTAAGCAGAAAGTCACGCCGCGTCGTTTTTTTGCTTGCCATACTTAAGACCAGGAGACAGGAAAGAAGGACATTGACCAAAAGGCAATCACTTTGCTTCATCAACTCTCGGCAGAAGCTCAAATTGCTAATGGCAGCACAAAGGCAGCGAGGGTGACCTGCTCTTAATTGAAACTTGTGAGCGAGCTTGAGGTGCGTCGGGCTTGCGCTAATCCAGTTGCCCCTAGCTCTGTTCAGCTTCTAAATCTCTCCTGGATGAGTTAGTTAATTGAGATCTTCTTTATTCGCTTGCAAATGGAAGATATCAATATCCAAGTGTAGATGTCTATCTACGCAAGGGTCTACTTTATATTGAGCAAGCCAGTATAAGGAAACACAAAAAGGTAGTGCTAAGCAAGTTAATGATGAATTGTAGCGGTGGATGAAATGCCAGATGACACTGAGGTGATTCTCCCTTAGTTCTAAAGCCTTAGACCTAAAGCTGATTGCGATAAGTTTTAGGCGCCATCCCCGTTAGTTTTCGGAACAGTTTTGAGAAATGGCTGTGGTTTTTGCAGCCCACTCGGAAGGCAATTTCCATAATGGGTAGCTGAGTTGTTTGCAAGAGCTGCTTAGCTCTCTCTATCCGACATTGCAGAATATATTGATGAGGTGTATGCCCAACTGACTGTTTGAATAATCGCTCGAAATAGTATGGGCTCATGCCAAGCATTGCTGCAAGCACATTCAACGAAAGCTGGCTGCTGAGGTTGTCGCTAATGTATTCAATTGCATGTTTTAGTTGCTGAGGGGACAGACTGCCTGAGTAATGTTGAATTTCTGGCTCAAAGGTTGAATATTGCTTGAGCACTCTAATCGCGATTGCATTGGTTAGAGATTCCCAGAAGTACTGACCATTAGGATTTCCCTCTTTGAATTCGGCTTCTAGGGCTAATCCAAGATGCCAAATCTGGGGATCAGGTTTGCCAGTACAACGAACGAGTTCAGTTTGATTGGCATCATGCAATTCGGCGGCACACCTGGCGATTACAGCCGGTTTAAGCGTCAGAACTAGAATTTCAACCTCTTGATCCCATCTACCCCGAAACCTGAATCCAGAGGGAGCTAGAGTGACACTACCAATTCCCTTGTGAATCTGTTTGAGCTGCCCCTCTTCCCAGGTTTCGAATAAATGCTGAGGGCTCAATTGCAGTGTTAGCAGATGATCTTGAACAATTACCTCGGGCATTTCCGAGGCTGGCATACGGAGGCGGTCGATGTTCAGTTCATTGAGAAGTTGAGACGAGGATTTGGCTAATAGGGAAGTACCTGGAGTGACCGGTAATGGCACAACCTCTTTGCTCACAGCATCAACAACTTTGATCGTCCCTTGTCTCATGTTTAGTGCTGCCTGAATTTGCCTGAGCTTAAAACTAAAAACCGGCTATACAATCGCTATCCCTGCTACCGTCCTTGGGTACCCAGCGTGAAAGCTTCATTTGTTGAAGTCATCAGTGAGCCACCAGTCACCGGACCACCACCTGCAATATAGATTGTGTCATCTACAAGCGATGCCCCCATGCCGTGACGTGGTGTTGGCATTGATGCGTAGCTCTGCCAAGAGTTTGTTGTTGGATCATAGGCTTCAACCTGGCCATAGACAAAGCCGTTTCCTTCGCCTCCGAAAACGAAGATGCGATTGCGATACCACACTGCCCCATGCCCTGAACGAGGCGTTGGAATCGGAGCACGTTCCTTCCACTGATTAGTGTTCGGGGAATAGACATGATGCAGATTTGTGTTGTACTCAAACTGGTTGAAACGTCCACCCAACACATGGATGAAGCCATTTACAACAACGGCTCCTGTGTGGTCGCGAGCACCAGGCAGGGGAGCTAACTCTGACCATGTATTTGTAGCGGGATCATAGACATAGTGATCGCCAACGCTGACAGTATCGCGTCCGCCAATCGCATGGATCTTGCCATTCAGGGTAACTGTTGCGACTGCGCCTAATGGCTTGGGCAAGGGAGCAACTTCGGCCCAACGATTAGCAGCAACATCGTAGGCAAACACTTTGTTGTGGGGGGTTTTGTTCTGCTCTAAAAAACCACCGACTGCGTAGATTTTGTCATTCAAAACTGCCAGACCAATGTGATTAGCACCTTGGGGAATTGGAGCTTTCTCTGACCATGCATTGGCTTTTGGATCGTAGACCTGGTGGTAGCGCCCTTGAAATCCACCCTTGTAGTCATACCCTCCGATGACGTGAACCTTCCCGTCATAAACGGCGCTCCATGTCATCTCTGTGCGTGGAATAGGAAGTGGCGCTTTCTGCATCCACCGACCAAGTGTAGGAGCAGGCGGCGCAGGAGATACTCTACTATCGAGTGATTGCGTTGTCCCCCGGATAAAATCGGGTTGGTAACCAGCGGCTGAATTGACAGCAGCTTGCGCGAAGACGCTAGACGCTATGAATGCCGCAGATATTACCAGCACTAGCACAAGTAGCCACTTAAGCACTAGCACTGGATTGCTCTTGAACCTAGCTGCTTTTAGGGATTTAGAGTACATAGCTGGACTGCTCAAGATCGAACTGTTTTTACTTCGTTAGCATCAAT harbors:
- a CDS encoding aldo/keto reductase → MASKKTTRRDFLLNSAAVAGSIVGTSACQQQLAKTETKPSSIVASAGKPTAPTTVPTPTEMPQRVLGRTAISVPIFGLGGVGRTPLSRSGEEREAVAIIERALELGIRYFDTAANYGPSEERLGKVLPPHRSKLFLASKTGVRDRDGAWRELERSLQRLKTDHLDLWQLHDIAVERELNTVLDERHGAIRAFEEAREQGVVRLIGITGHREPATIAKGLRRYPFDTVLIPINAADKHHPRPFITGALPIAQQKNVGVIAMKVPAYGRLLKPGVLEGMHQAMGYTLSQPGVHCCIIAAETVPQLEQNIQVARAFQPLDAQDLAAIERRTSTIALEEGNFFRNWV
- a CDS encoding helix-turn-helix domain-containing protein, with translation MRQGTIKVVDAVSKEVVPLPVTPGTSLLAKSSSQLLNELNIDRLRMPASEMPEVIVQDHLLTLQLSPQHLFETWEEGQLKQIHKGIGSVTLAPSGFRFRGRWDQEVEILVLTLKPAVIARCAAELHDANQTELVRCTGKPDPQIWHLGLALEAEFKEGNPNGQYFWESLTNAIAIRVLKQYSTFEPEIQHYSGSLSPQQLKHAIEYISDNLSSQLSLNVLAAMLGMSPYYFERLFKQSVGHTPHQYILQCRIERAKQLLQTTQLPIMEIAFRVGCKNHSHFSKLFRKLTGMAPKTYRNQL
- a CDS encoding kelch repeat-containing protein; this translates as MTWSAVYDGKVHVIGGYDYKGGFQGRYHQVYDPKANAWSEKAPIPQGANHIGLAVLNDKIYAVGGFLEQNKTPHNKVFAYDVAANRWAEVAPLPKPLGAVATVTLNGKIHAIGGRDTVSVGDHYVYDPATNTWSELAPLPGARDHTGAVVVNGFIHVLGGRFNQFEYNTNLHHVYSPNTNQWKERAPIPTPRSGHGAVWYRNRIFVFGGEGNGFVYGQVEAYDPTTNSWQSYASMPTPRHGMGASLVDDTIYIAGGGPVTGGSLMTSTNEAFTLGTQGR